Part of the Lates calcarifer isolate ASB-BC8 linkage group LG6, TLL_Latcal_v3, whole genome shotgun sequence genome, ATGATGAAAAGATGACCTGGGTATGTTGAAACTGCTTCGTAGCACAGGCCTCAGATTTGACAGGTCTACCTATAATGGTTTTTGATCTGGACTTGATCTAAAGTGGTCTAGATGTTTTTAACAAAAGGAACAACATATCATTTTCTTGTTCTCAtgaaaaaaagctgcaaaaaacAGGATCAAACCAAATTGTAAGTGAACTTCAGCATTGTtgacttctcaaatgtgaaacTCTGCTGGTTCTGAAAGTCCTGTATGATACTAAATTGAATATCTGTGGTTTTTGGACCACTGAAtggaacaaaacaagcaatttgaagataTTAGTACAGCCCTATTCcctattttttgacattatgtTGACAatacaattaatcattaatgaaaataatcctcCCTTGcagccctaaaaaaaaaaaactgaacactaAAGAAATCCAGGTGAGCTTTACTTGATaagaaatatttattgtttacCAGTATGTTTGCAATACATTTTATAAAGCTGTGTCACATTCTGTTTATCATAAATCTTATTTTACAATCTGAACAGGACCAAGGACAGAGGAGACTGTAGCAGGATCCATACGCTTCCACAGGTtattgaaggaaaaaaaaaacagaggaatgtAATTCCATTGTTTAATCATGCATTTATAAACATGGTACAAGTGGAATTAAATCATTCAACTAAAGACATTCAAATTTTAACGGGTAACTTTCAGCTCTTTGTGAACCAGGACAAAGACACCAACACCGGCCTCCaatataatagaaaaaaataagtcCAAACCTGTGTAAAGTTTAAAGATGCACCTGATACTAACTACACTGGTCAAATAAATGAACTCATCTTAATCCACATCTTAACAACAGCATGATTTAGATTGtagaacaaaacaacaggagACATTctgacctgaaacacacaggtgaaacgAAATTACGTTAACAACAGCTTCCATTTAATCGTTAATGTTTTGGAAACTGGTGCTTTTTCCTTCAATCAGTCCAAAcatctgcagtgaaaaagacaCATTCTTCTTATATATTAATCTGTTTTCCtccattttaagtttttattacTCTGACAATAAACTGTTAATGAAAAGTCTGTGCTACGTAGaagtattattattgttattgaggcattttttaaatgtatacttctatttttacacaACCAATACCCTGTTCATAAGTACTGTAGAAGGACGGATGCTATTCATAATGGAGACCAGTGAACTTGTGCAACATTGATGACAAAATCACCTTTGAATTCAGGGAATGTAGCAGTAGCAGATAGTGTTGTGTGACAccattaaactttttttaataatgataTGATATCTCTACATGGGTTGTTCCTTTCAGCagcattatatatttattttttcagcttttctctcGGACAAAGGCATTGGTGCGAGACAATGAATATTTACACTGTATACAGACACGCCAGCTAGAAACAACAGATCCTGCAGCACAAATAGCTCGCCTAGCTGCCTAGCAGTCTCTCTCACCACTGCACCAGAACAGAAAATCTAGTCAGGGTTAAAATtcctcatatacacacatttcacattatAGCACAAGTAAATTTAGAGTTGATGCAGCGCCTCAACGTTTAAAGATCAAAAAGTCCAATGACACACAGAAGGCAGACTGTGTTAACTCTGCTGATAGTCCAGGCTTGAAAGAAATGTGTATTAACTGGAGTCAGCAGTGAAAGAGGCCGTTGAGGCTAGGCTTTGAACACAGAATTGCACACTAGGACATCCTATCATCAGGCTTCCCCAtccacccaccccaccctttCCCTGGCTTGTCCCTGAAGCAGATGTAGGATGCCGCCCTCTGCCTCGctgagcagacagaggagaggatgactTTGTCTTCAGAACTCCTCATGAACATTTCTGGCGTAATCCATGAGCTTGCTGCCTGTGAAGTATTCGCTGTACTTGAGGATCTCGTCCAGCTCCAAATTATGGTTCTGATTCTCGTCTGCAACGGCAATCATCTGCTTGGCCTCATTCAAAGCGTTGTGTTCGTTCATTGGGTCCATGTACTCCTGTAAAAAAACGCAGAGGAAGACATgccagaggaagaaaagggggaaagaTTTGTCATTGTTAATCAAGTTTCAATTTGACTTGGTTTGGTTTAGATGTTGATTTTTGAGCCATGGTTTGGTTCATGcattctttgtttatttgtttttttgtggaggTGGAGACCAAAATCTCTGGAATCTCAGGGTTATTATTCATTTTGAGCCAATTAAACTAGCCTAACGTTTACCACAGGGGTGTATCGTGGTTCCGTCTTCCCATATTGTGATACAAGATTGTGGACGTTTGTATCATAATATTGGTCTTAAATTCAGAATCATTACACCCCTACTCACAGGACTAGTACTTTGTCATCATCAATACTAACAGAAGTTTAAaaactaatgataataataataatttaccTCATTTATATGATATATTATGTAGCATGTCACCAAAATCTGATCATATCAAGTATCATGTTGGCAGGACATAAAAGCAAACACCTGCATTTATGAAATGGTTAACTGGATaaggataaaaataaatgatggtGTGTTATGGCTTTGTTATGCTGGCCATGTTAAACACTTTAGCCGACTGGATACAGAAATAGTCCAGAAGCAGTAACTGGAAAAcatcagacaaaataaaaagtatcAGGAAATATATAAACAGTATAATGTGATTAAAAAGGGACTTCTGCTTTTTCATTTCTCACCTCCAGTTCCTCCATAGTTACGATGCCATCGTGGTCTGAATCAATGACTTCCTCAaactccttcttcctctctcgcACCCAGTCGTCGTCGATGTCCTGAGCCTGCTGGTTCTCCACGGTGCCCACAGGTAAAGAAATGAACTCTGACAAGGTCAGTTTCTTATCACCGTCCTGGTCTGCAAGCGAAGCACCATAAACATGTGATTTATGCTCTGTTTCTGTAACATACATATTCATAATGACTGATGCCAACATGTAGCAATGATGCAGTGCAAAGCTTGCTTGTGCACACAGCGTGACCCAAAAGtgagaaggaaagagggatACGTTTGCATAACCTAGTAGCCTGTTTATCAACAAGCCCAGCCAAGTTTATCAGCTCTCTCATAATAAGACTGTAACTTTACTGAAACTGATATTTACATACAGTGACACAAACCCAGGTCATCTAACAAGGTAAAGAAGATAAATTTCTCTGCATACAGTACCATTGTAAATTAAAGTAGCTACaagaaatattttatattaacaatggatggctgcatgtaatgtgaaaagggTTGCTTGTAACATCAAAGTGTAAAATTATTTGTAGTTCCCTTAAACTGTATGaaacatttcatcatctttcagctcagtattttggttttatggcctgCAACTGTTTTAGTTCTCACTGctatcagtgttttttccagACAAAGCAGGCAGTtgttttcaacagaaaaaacatctaaaaaccCCACTGTAcgctacctgctcagcaccaaatggcagactGACAAAGTTaacaactagctggtgaacacagtgcacCATTTAGCTGctgaagagacagatatttccctcaggagttggcaGAGTTTACGGCAGAGCTAACAGGAGacttacagaaaacaaaatacattttatggcCAGAGACCATAAAATAAAcactaatgttgctctgtatctgaTGGATATGTAAATAAGCAGCTAAAACAACAAAGCTAATGATTCAGTAAAATGTACCTAAGTCCCGAACGATCTCCTTGACCATGTATTTGAGCATGCCTCTGCTGTGCTCAGggtggaggaaagagaggaactCCTGCTCGTTCAGCAGCTGGTCAGATGGAGGGTTGTCAGCCTGAAACCAGCGGTCCTTCAGGCTTTCCAAAACCTCCTGAGCTGCaatgataaaaatagaaaatatatttataacaGAGCAACTCAGACAGATTTAAACTAAATGTGTACAGATTTAGTAGCTATAAGCAGCTATGATTACGTCAGAAATACTGGGACATAATCCATGTACTTACTTTCCTCGTCCAGTTTCAAATCTtcattattctttattttctcagcaATTTCTTTTTCATTGAAACCTTTGCTGGCCAGAAATTTGATTCTGTATTCATCCCATGTCACATGACCTGTGGACAAAGCATGAATTCAGGGTTTGCGTTTTGACTAAGTACACAATATTTATTAGTTTAGGACACAGAGTTGCAACAAAGCTGACCAGATGTGAAAACAGACCGTGTGTGTTTTAAGATATAAGTGGATGTGACTTCCTGTGCGCTTTCTTTCTCTTACCGTCTCCATCTGGGTCAACTGCATGGAAACTGTTCTTGTTCTCCTTCATGGCTTCCTGAAAGTGCTCCTCCGTCTTCTCCATAATCCAGCGCTGCATCTCCTTAGCGCTGACACTCCTGTCCTTGTTGAAATCAACTCTGTGAAACAGGAATATAAAAAGTAATGAGTGTCTAAATTAGCTCCAGTTATTGAGCATTAGCACTATCATTATACAGTATAGTATCAGCTGTAATGACCCATTTGATGCACTGTCTGTCTGGCTTgtgtccagtccagtccagtccaaGGACTTATACCTCTTACTATAGACAATTCTTAACCATTTACAGTTAAATAAGCACAACTAAAATAATTAGTTGATTCATCAATAGAATATTCATCTTCAAGTACtgtgataattgattaattgttgatATTTTTAAGCAAAACTTATCAAACATTACCTAGCTCCAGCTTCTCAGTTGCTTGCCTAACTGAATAATGTTTGGTTTTTCACGGTTGGTGGCACAAAACAAGCAATGGGATgttaactcttttttttaaatcaattacCCAAGGATATAATGGTAGATTTATAGAATATACAGAGATATTTAATTACAGCCCTAAAACTAAGAGAAGAATAGTGGGGTTTTGTCAAGTCAGGGAGAATGATTAGCTGAAAAATAGAACAGGTTTTCCATCTATCATCACTCTGTGCTGTAACAATGGCATCTTGCCTGGTAACTGTATACCATACAAAGGACCAATCTATGTGCAATCTTTCTTTCAGACAACAGTTTCACTAACAGTATACATTACTTCATGTTTGTTCTAGACAGGGCGGGGCAAGTTTATAAAGCATAATTCAGACACAAgacaattcaaagtgctttacagaggCACAGAAATACATTGAAAATAAGgcattaaaactgcatttaatagttctttctctgtgtgaattGTGCCTTTTACAAAGAGGaaatgacatggtaaataatgCTGTAGTCTCACAATAATACTTAACAAATTACTttcacattctgtgtgtgttttgcaataCCATGTTGTTGTGACATGCCCCAAGGACATCTAAACCCCGCACACACCCTTGATATAAATAGTTATGAGAATGCAGGATATTTAGCCTGAAGATTTGCCTCTCGGTTTTACATTTGAAGTCCTGCTAATGCTCTCTGACTCTAGCTCTCTGGCTCTCTGAATTCGGGTGAATTCCCAAGAACCTGATCAACTACTGCAATCAACCATTCAGTGCATTGTATTCACAGATATTCAAAGAATGAAAAGCATGTCTTACTTGGTGAAAATGTCAATGAGCttcttcctgttcctcctcGGCTCTGAATCCTCGTCAaactcctccatctctttccccAGGAACACTTCCTGATGGAAGTCCTTGTTGAGGTGCCCGTCCATCTCCATCTTTACCCCGTTCAGGTGGTCTGGGGGAAGAATCTCGTTCTCGTCTTTGCTGGCTGGTGGCTTATCTTTAAAGGCTGACATGTTGGCTGGCCGTGCATGCACGTCCATGGTGTGGAGCAGGATGTAGAAAAGCACAGATGCAGCCATGAGGTTTCTACACCTCAGTTTCCTCCAAACAGCCATGATTGCCTGTGGAAGCATGAAGGGGGTTTGTTAAATCTGAATTTAAGGTATCAAATCAAGCTTGCACATGCTACTACTGCCGTGTTCACGTCCCGTTGGAGTTTCCAGAATTTTAACACGCCCACTGGAAAATCCAAAATTTCAACCTTATTACTAGCAGCAACATTTACGATAAAGGACTCAAAGCTGGAAGTCAGTACAATCCTTGATAATCCAGAAACTCCCGGTTACAGAAAATCAAACGCAAACTACATTATATAAATGCTACAGCtacaaaacacattcaaataaaatttaataCTCGATTGATATCTGCTACAGTTGGTTTATTAAAGCATATTTcactaaaataaacaaaagttgCTAATTTGTAGCAAGAGATATGTTTCTTTTTAAGGTTAGGACGATATTTTATGGAAAATGAACGCCACACAAGGGCATAACATTTACTTGACAACTACTGAAAACACTTTACGTTTTTATTTACTCACGTTCACTTTATCCACATTAATATTTATGAAACTACGTGCTCGTAAGACAGTATACGGCTCCTTAAACTAAATACCGGTTAGCTTGTTAATTTAGCTTAGTCATGTCATTTGAGTAATTTTACATCGTAGTTATGCTAAGTGGCTAGCATAGGCAGGTTAATGGAAATATTATGACTAGCAGCTGGTGCTATAACTAAACAGTCCGGCGTTAAATACAACCTGTATTCGCAGAGAACAACCGACCTGTCAGGCCCGGTAACTGGAGACGACTCTCCGGGGAAGTTGAAACAACTTGGGGAGTGAGAGGCGGCTAGTACCTGCTAGCTGATGTTATACAGACCTGCGGTGGATCCAGTCAGTCAGAGCTGTCAGGCTCCAGTTCCTGTACACGTGGCTTCCCCACAACACCCCCGCTCCAAAATGTGGGACGGGTCAGACTAAAATAACACTATAAAGGCCCAGGTCGGCAGTAAAGTCCGTGCCGATGTTCCAGTTTGCGTTAATTCACTCAAGCTGTCAGATGCGCTGGTGGTTGGCTAGCCGTTAGCCTTAGTCTGATTCAGTTGTAGTAAGCTAACGTAAAGCTTACGCATAACTTCCGGTCCGcactttcaaagtaaaaccCTTGATGTCTAATGTGCAGTTAATTTGTGGCGTAAAGGAGTGACTTATGATACCGGGATACCTCTGCAGCTGCCAAGGAGTAAGTAgaggaaaaatggaaattattattttatttatatacatatttatctCAAGTCAGTTAACACTTGCAGGTGTTGCGATAGAGAGTGCATTAAAACTAGTTAGCAGGCTAATAAGTTGAGACTGTTGGCTAAAAAAGATAAACGGTCTAATAGATtgcaaaaaaaagggggaaaaaaaatggatgaatggCCTAGTAGTTTACAAAAGATTATGGATAAATGGTTAAAGTGTATAACTAAAAGTAATGAATGAAGTTATTGttgctaaaagtaatggataaatggctTAAATAGCTAGCTAGCGAAACGTAACAGAGATAAAAttgttagctaaaagtaatggcTAAATAGTTAAATGATAGGTAAATGATAACTGAAATAGCTGCTAAAATGAATTAGTAAGTGGCtaaaatggattaaaaaaaataaactaataatGGATAAATAGTTGAAGTGGATCactaaaagtaatggataaattgTTAAAATTGTTAGCTAGCTAAACGTAATAGAGATAAAACAGTTAACCAAAAGTAATGGCTAAATGGTTAAAATATAGGTAAATAGAAATTGAAATAGTTTATCGAAGTAATAAACAAATAGAAATAGATCACATTAACCTAATAATAGACAAACAGTTGAAGTAGGTCACTAAAAGTATTGCATAAATTGTTAAAACAGGTAACTAAGAGTAATAGAAATAGAAGTAATAGATAAACTGTTAAAGTTCATAACTAGACGTAATGGATGAATGGTTAAAAATGGCAAAAGGTAATGAGAAAATGCTGAATGTAGCGAAAAGTATTAGATAAACAGCTATTAACAGTTATCTGCAAGCAGTCTGTAGCCTAAACAGTTGAGATTAGCTTTCTAACTAGTCTTAGCTAATTGATAAGTGgttgaaataaacaataaacaaacattttaaactgtcagCTAAAAGTAATTgataaataattgaaaaaaaaacatgtttaataacaagtaacaaataaaaactgaaatatttaatggATTCATTTTACCTTATTTTATccaaaaacatgtaaattgatttttttttttcttttattttgatggtaCGTTACTCAATTTCCATTTTAGTTCTGTGTCCCTGTGTGGAGCTTGACGCCTTCCTGGCTGCTGCTACCTGCTACGTTTTCAGACTGAAGTGCCAGCGGATACAGGAACTGGGATGACACCAGTATGGAGCCATACTGGAAAGGTACTGGCCGAGTTGTTTTGTACTTCAGGCTGCTGCCTCTGGGTGGCGctgtgttaaaatgtaataatatcaGCCAGAGCAAGTCCAAGTAGCAGCCTGAAAATGTAAGAtgtgaagtttaaaaaaaaaaaaaaaaactctggtGAGCTAACATGTTATTTATTCTAATAAGAGTATATGGGGGCTGAATTGCTTTTAGACAAATGAGCTGAATGTAAGAATACACAGACTAACAATTTGTTCACATTAGTCACAGGTTATTTCCTGAAACCTGCAATTTAAGTTACTTGAAATATAAGTATTACTTCAGCTCACGTCTTACTAGAGCattcagaaaaacaagcaacatctacacagaataaatgcactgtatgtatatgGCACAGTCAGGATTCATTGGCAGGTTTTCAAGTGGCAGATTACACAAGATAATGCCTTAAGGTCACAGAAAAGTGCAGGAATTTGTTTCTAATTCTTGCTTAGATCTAAACACGGGGCTTTAGTAGGAGCAGGCTAATATTGAGCCAAAGTGACAGACACACTCTTAGACAGATACACAACTTTATACacatcgcacacacacatacaagttGACTGCCAGAGAACCTCTTCAGCTTGAGCATTTCATCTATGAGATAAAACAGAGCTGAATAAGCCAGTAAGGTTGccaacagagggagggaagggagagaaagagagaaagagagagagagagagggagggagagggagagggggagaaagagtaGCGGGGAGGGAGAAAGGGTGATGATAAAACTCCACTGTGAGCCCTCCTGTAAGCTCAGTCAGAGAGCAAAGGAGCGACTGAGACCAGAGGGACTGTGAGTGCGACGGAGCAAGAGAGACCTGCCACACACCGAATCTCTGCACGTGGCCTTGGACTTGATGACTTGTTGGGACAATCAGTAGGCAGCACTTGAGTTGTGTCAGCCAGAAGCAGGAGAGTGTGCACTGCTACCTgtaaagttttgttgtttggtgtGAAACCAGTTTATACTTCCAAGTGGAAAAGTGGACCTCATCTGTCTCCTCTTGGGCTTTGTTCACTCTGCATCCCAGCGTGACGGGGGGTTGGTGGTGGTATGGTGTGCGGACTTGAGTGACTGATTTGCAGAACTGCATCTTTTGATGAAAGCCCAACTTTTGTGGATCTTGCAGCTTTTCCAGCTACCACACCATTTTGCTGGAGACTGGATCCAGTGCTCAGTgtgagaaacagcaggagagacCTGGTTGGGGGGAAAAAGGAGAATATTGCCATCCATCTCTCAAACCCCATAGCCCACCCATCCACAGCTTTGGACgcccctcctctctgcctcttcttttgCCCCTTGTGCCCCCCTcccacccaccacctcctcctcctctacaccTCACCCCCCAACAGAGCAGAAAGCGTGAAAAATCTCACTAATGGGTTTATTTGCTGTCAGATCTGCGCCGATCTGTCATTCCCTTGGCCCATTCTGCTTGACACATTTCATAGTTGAGTAAGCCTCCTGGCTTTCTGTCTAGAGTTGGTGCCCCTTCAACGTTGTGCTGGCTGAGAGCTCATCAAGAGGGgagcagcggcggcagcagtCAGTCTGACAGCCTCTTGGACAGGGAGTCCCTGAAGCTGCATTCCTCTGGTCTCCTTCTCCCCGTTGggactttgtgtttgtgtgagcctTGTGGGCATCCTCAGCTCCCTGTCTAATCACACGACCCGGCCACAGAAGATTCAGGTTGTTTCTGCAGGGATTCTGGTGCTGATCGAAAGGAGTGTGAAGATGTGGTGTGGGGCTGGGCCTCTGGCTGTGGTGGCTGCAGTATTTTGGACTCAGTGTGTCCTACTGGATGGGGTGGATGccaagaaggagagaaagaggccGA contains:
- the sdf4 gene encoding 45 kDa calcium-binding protein; its protein translation is MAVWRKLRCRNLMAASVLFYILLHTMDVHARPANMSAFKDKPPASKDENEILPPDHLNGVKMEMDGHLNKDFHQEVFLGKEMEEFDEDSEPRRNRKKLIDIFTKVDFNKDRSVSAKEMQRWIMEKTEEHFQEAMKENKNSFHAVDPDGDGHVTWDEYRIKFLASKGFNEKEIAEKIKNNEDLKLDEETQEVLESLKDRWFQADNPPSDQLLNEQEFLSFLHPEHSRGMLKYMVKEIVRDLDQDGDKKLTLSEFISLPVGTVENQQAQDIDDDWVRERKKEFEEVIDSDHDGIVTMEELEEYMDPMNEHNALNEAKQMIAVADENQNHNLELDEILKYSEYFTGSKLMDYARNVHEEF